GTATTTTTAAGAATCCTGTAAGAATTACTGAAAACAAACTTTTCTTTATTGTTTGTTTTTTTACTAGAAAAAAGTAATGGTATTATCGCCGGTAAATAGAAAAATGCTGCTGACAAAAATATTAGAAAAACTCCAAATACAGAAGCAGAGACGGCTATAGGTTTTATACAATCATCTAAATATGAGATAACCACATCTTTTTGTAGAGGAAGGGACATAACCAATGGATAGATGTTTTTCGGCATAAGTGAGTAGGTATAAAAAAACAATCCAATACCTGAAAATATTGATAGTACTCCGCCTGTAAGCGTGAAAGCAGCAATCCATCTGGTGGCGGAAGTGAATTTGCTGCATGTATAAATCCCTATAAATGCAAGTAAAAAGAGTACCAGGATGAAGAAGCCGGGTATCTGATCAAAAGCATAATACAGAAACTTTATTTTAAAGAAGGTGTCATATATATCACTTCTATTTATATAGAGCAGAATAGCACTAAGATTGATTTTTTCTATCTTTGTCAGTGCCTGATAAGGGGAATTCGGGCTTGTAACCGTACCCGTTTTTTCAATATTTCCGGTAGACTCCTTTAAATCTGATTTTGATGTACTCAGATAGATGTCAGGAAGGAATTTCCTTTCACCGCGGAAATATTGAAAAAGTCCTTCTCTTATAGAATCTACGTTAAACTTTACCAGATCAGGTGTAACAGATTTTCGGAGCAGGTCAAACACTTGCTTATGCTGCACAAAATCCTCTGGAGACGCTTTCTTCAAACTATCAATATATTGGTTCATAGAACTACTGATAACAGAGTGTGCTTTTTTATAGATATCATGTTTACTAAACAACTGACTATGGTAAGATGCTTCTAATACAGTATTGTTAATATTTGCTGTTGTGAATATTATAAAGAGGCTTATACCTGATAAAATGGCGGAAGCTGTAAATATTATAAGTTTTATTACTTTTTTATAGGATTTCAAACTATAATCCCCCTAAAACAAATTGACAGCAGTTCTAAGTTTTTTAATAACGCACTAATCCTATTATAGCATATATTCAGGATAGCATTAGTGTAAAAACTGGAATTTTGCATTAAGGTACTTCAAAATTCAATTTTAAAAAGGACTATAAAAACTGTATTGAGATTTATGTTTCATGAATACATTTTAATATTAGAGACCTATTTGGCAGGTTTGCAGTCGTAGCTTAAAGCAGGTTTTATGCAGATATACTCTTATATGGCTTCTGTTTTACTATATGTATGGCCTTATGAACTGAGCAGCATACCTGGTTAATCAATTTTTAGGGGGTAAATTATATGATTAAGCAAGATATTTCAAGTATTATACTTAAGGATAGGGAAGAACGCAAAAACAGAAGTTTTGAAGGTTCATTCCTGCAATATCTTGATATGGTAAAAGAAAATCCTGACGTATCAATGCTGGCACATCAGAGAATGTACAATCTGATAACCTCCCAGGGCGTAGATGTGATAAAGACTGATGAAAATCCAAGATTGAGAAGGATTTATGGCAATGATATCATAAAAAAATATAAATTCTTTGAAGAGGATTTTTTTGGGATAGATAAAACGATTATGAAAATTGTGAGGTATTTTCATTCAGCAGCGATGGCAGGTGAAGAAGCAAGGCAGGTGCTTTATCTCGTTGGACCGGTTGGTTCAGGTAAATCATCATTAATGGAAGCTCTAAAGAAGGCCTTGGAAATGAGTTCTCCAGTCTATGCACTAAAAGGCTGTCCAATGAGAGAAGAACCTTTACATTTGATTCCTAAGCATTTAAGAATGCAGTTTGAAGAGATTCTCAACTTGAAAATCGAAGGAGATCTTTGTCCGGTCTGCAGATATAGGCTGAAAAATGAGTTGAAGGGTGAGTATGAAAAATTTCCTGTTGAGACAGTAGGATTTTCAATAAGATCAAGAAAGGGAATAGGAGTTGTACCTCCTGTAGACCCAAATAATCAGGATACCAGTGTGCTCATAGGAAGTGTAGATATTTCTAAAATTGACCTATATCCAGAGGACGATCCAAGGGTTCTATCACTAAATGGTGCTTTTAATGTAGGTAATAGGGGTTTGGTAGAGTTCATAGAAGTGTTTAAAAATGAGACTGAATACCTCCATACAATGATTACAGCGACTCAGGAGAAATCTATTCCGTCGCCCGGAAAGGGTTCCATGATATACTTTGATGGAATAATTCTGGCTCACTCAAATGAAGCGGAATGGAACAAATTTAAGTCCGATCATACAAATGAAGCTATACTTGACAGAATAGTAAAAGTAGAAATTCCCTACTGCCTTGAACTTGATGAAGAAATAAAGATATATGAAAAGATACTCAGGAAAAGCAAATTCAAAGCTCATATTGCTCCACACACAATTGAAGTTGCTTCAATGTTTGCCATACTCACACGTTTGACTCCCTCAAGCAAGATAGATCCGATGACGAAGCTGAAAATATATAACGGTGAAGAAATTGTAGAAAAGGGTATGACAAGAAAGATCGACATATTTGAACTGCATGAGGAAGCTCAGAGAGAAGGAATGACGGGAATATCCACAAGATTCATAATGAAAGCACTGGATACTGCATTATCTGAATCGGAACATAATTGTATAAACCCTATTTCAGTTATGGAGACTTTGATTAGGGCTGTAAAGGAGCTGGGAATAGGTGAGGAGGAAAAAGAACGGTATTTACGCTTTATTCAGGATAGTATAAAGAAAGAATACAACAAGTTGCTTGAGAAAGAAGTGACAAAAGCATTTATTCACGGATACAGGGAGCAGGCTGAGAGTTTGTTCAACAACTATCTGGACCATGCAGAAGCTTTTGTGAACAAGACAAAGATTAAGGATTCAAACACAGGAGAAGAACTGGAACCTGACGAAAAGTTTTTAAGATCGATAGAAGAGCAAATCGGGATCACAGATTCTGCAGCAAAGGGCTTCAGGTCTGATGTTACTGCATATATGTTTTTTGTCTTGCGCAACGGAGGAAAACTTGATTTTGACAGCTATGAGCCTTTGAAGGAAGCTATAGAGAAAAAATTAACGGTTTCTGTAAAAGAACTGAGCCGTATTATTACCCAAGCAAAAGTCAGAGATAAGGATCAGAACGAAAAGTATAATGCTATGGTTGATGAAATGAAGAAAAACGGATACTGTGACTGCTGCTGCAATGTTATACTCAAGTACGCAGCAAATAATTTGTGGAAAGACTGATAAAGCAATTGATAATATTTATCTTATAGTTGTCGGTTCTTTATCATTTATGCCGGAGGCGAAGCATAATGGCGATTTTTAGAGAGTTTAGCAGCAGCGGGAGGGACCGGTCTTCAGAAGACAGGCGGAGACATAAAGAATTGGTTGAGGAATCTATCAAGAAAAACCTGGGTAACATTATTGCAGAAGAAAGCATTATCGGGCAGAGCAGGGATAAGAAAATAAAAATCCCCATAAAGGGTATAAAAGAGTATCAGTTTATATACGGAAAAAACGGGCCTGGAGTAGGTTCAGGCGATGGTACTGAGAAAAGAGGGGATAAAATCGGTGAGGATAAATCCGGGCAAGGTAGTAATGGTAACGGGCAGGCAGGTAATCAGGAAGGTGAAGATGTATATGAGACTGAGGTTACAATTGAAGAGCTTGTAAATTATTTATTTGATGATTTGAACCTTCCGGATATAGATAAGAAAAAAATCGCAGAGATTGAATCAATAAAAAGTATAAAAAAAATAGGATACCAGCGTAAAGGTATTCCACCACGACTGGCAAAGAGGCGGTCTGTCGTAGAGAAAATAAAAAGAAGGCAGGCGTATAACAGGTCGCAGGAAGAGTTTGAAGCACAAAACGAGGGAAATATTGATGATTTATATAGCGATTATGATGGAGCTGCAGATGATCAGAATATGGAGGCTCGTAGCGAAGCTACAGTAACAAAAAGGTTTCCTTTTATGGAAGATGACTTAAGATATCATAGAGTCAGGGAGGATCATAAAAAGGATTATAATGCTGTAGTTATATGCATAATGGATGTTTCAGGCTCTATGGATCAGACCAAAAAATACATGGCCAGGAGTTTTTATTTCCTGCTATACCAATTTATCAGACTTAAGTATTCTAATGTTGAAGTTGCTTTTGTAGCTCACACAACTACTGCAAAAGAGGTAAATGAAGATGAGTTTTTTCACAAAGGGGAATCTGGGGGGACCTACATAAGCAGTGGGTATGAAAAGGCTTTAGAAATAATTGAACAGAGATACAACCCGACAAGTTGGAATATATATGCTTTTCACTGTAGTGACGGAGATAATTGGACAGAAGATAATAAAAGAGCAATTGAATATGCCCAGAAGCTGTGTGATGTTTGCAATTTGTTCGGATATGGCGAAATTGTTCCAGGTTATTACTCTTCCAGCAGTACAATTAAATCAGATTTTCAGAAGAATATAAGGCATAAAAACTTTGCTATTGTTACCATGACCAAGAAGGAAGATGTTTATAGCGCCCTGAAAAAGCTTCTTGACAAAGAAAATGAAGATTAGGAAGCCAGTTGGAATTTGGTAAACAATAATGAGATAATATGAGTTTACAATAAAATCGGTGACTGGTAATTTCGGTAGGGGGTGTTATTGTGGCGGATTACAGTATAAGAGAACTGGAGAAATGGAATGAAAAGATAGAAGAAATTGCGAAAGAGGCAGGACTTGATTATTATGATCAGGAATTTGAAATAATAAGTTATGAAGATATGATGGGATATGAAACATATATCGGTATGCCTTCGCATTATCCGCATTGGAGTTATGGAAAAGCTTATGAAAGAATCAAGACCCTCAACAGATATAACTTATCAGGGTTAGCTTATGAGATGGTGATAAATGCAAATCCGTGCATAGCATACCTGATGAAGGATAATACATTGCTTCTTCAGATACTGACCATTGCACATGTTTATGGACATAATGATTTTTTTAAGAACAACAGAATGTTTAAGATTGGCACCAGAGCGGACTATACGCTAGAGATGTTTAAGAATCATGCAAACAGAATCAGAGCCTATATTGCCGATCCGGGTATCGGATATAAAAAAGTCGAGAGGATACTGAATGCAGCACATGCTCTTAAATACCAAACATCCAGATTAGTTGGAGAAAAGAGGATTCCGGAAAATGAAAAAAGGAAGGCAGTTCTTGAACGTTATAGTAAAGAAGACTATGATTTCCCTCTTTTAAATCCCAAAAACCAAAAAACGGATACAGGCGTAGAGCTTAATAAGATTCCAATAGAGCCTGAAGAAAACATACTTTATTTTTTATCAAAGTATGGGAGGTTAAGTGAGTGGGAAAAAGACATGCTGGATATTGTCAGAGAAGAAACTACGTACTTTGTTCCCCAAATTGAAACTAAAATAATGAATGAAGGATGGGCAAGCTTCTGGCATTACACTATACTAAATAAACTTGAACTGACACAAGGGTTGCATTTTGAATTTCTTAAGAGACATAATCAGGTAATAAGGCCGCATGAGGGACGTATTAATCCATATTATATAGGCTTTAAGATTTTTGAGGATTTAGTCAGAAAATACCCTGACAACCCAAATAAGATTTTTGAAGTTCGTGAGATTGAAAGAGATCAGTCCTTCCTGAGGAGATATCTGACTTATGAATTGTGCAATGAGATGAATCTTTTTGAATACATAAAGGTAGACCGTGATTATGTTATTTCTGAAGTGCCGGATGAGGAAGGATGGAAGACAATAAGGGATACACTTGTATTTTCAACGGGTATGGGTGGGATACCTAACATTGTTGTGGATGAATGGGTTCAGAAAGACAATACACTGATACTTGAGCACAAGTACGACGGAAGGGAGCTGGAATTAAACTATGCTTATGAGACTTTGAAGCATATAGCAGACTTATGGGACGGAAAAGTTATGCTTATAACATTTCTGGATAATAAGCGCAAGATAGTAATCTGTGATGAACAAAAGAGGATAACGATGACAAATACTTAACGCCGAAAGGCGTTTTTTTGATATACAGGAAATTGTGCTTCATATTTCCTGCGCAGAGGAATTCAGACTTGCCGGTTAGTAGGAGGTGTCCAGAGTAAAGTATGATAGCATTTGTTCATGGTGAAAGTTTTAAAAAATTGTTTTTAATGGTATAATACATGAATAATTCATAAATTTTTCGGAGGCGTTATTATGCAGGACTTAAATAATCAGGATTATTATGAAAAAGTTTCTGAAACTGCGAAGTACATAAAAGAAAGGATAAAAGAAAAACCAGTAATCGGAATAATTTTGGGATCTGGTCTGGGACCATTGGTAAATCATCTTGAGAACCCGGAAGAGATAGACTACACTGAGATACCTCATTTCCCGGTCACCACTGTAGAGGGACATGCCGGTAAGCTTGTGTCTGGAAAGATCGGTGGAAAGACTGTATTGGTTATGAAGGGTAGATTTCATCATTATGAAGGATATGATATTTCCCAAGTTATTTATCATATCAGAGTTTTTAAGCTTCTCGGAATAAATGATCTTCTTGTTACCAATGCGGCAGGAGGAATAAATAAGGAATTCAAATCAGGAGCGTTGATGCTTATCAAAGATCATATCAGCTTTTTTGCACCC
The nucleotide sequence above comes from Clostridia bacterium. Encoded proteins:
- a CDS encoding PrkA family serine protein kinase, producing MIKQDISSIILKDREERKNRSFEGSFLQYLDMVKENPDVSMLAHQRMYNLITSQGVDVIKTDENPRLRRIYGNDIIKKYKFFEEDFFGIDKTIMKIVRYFHSAAMAGEEARQVLYLVGPVGSGKSSLMEALKKALEMSSPVYALKGCPMREEPLHLIPKHLRMQFEEILNLKIEGDLCPVCRYRLKNELKGEYEKFPVETVGFSIRSRKGIGVVPPVDPNNQDTSVLIGSVDISKIDLYPEDDPRVLSLNGAFNVGNRGLVEFIEVFKNETEYLHTMITATQEKSIPSPGKGSMIYFDGIILAHSNEAEWNKFKSDHTNEAILDRIVKVEIPYCLELDEEIKIYEKILRKSKFKAHIAPHTIEVASMFAILTRLTPSSKIDPMTKLKIYNGEEIVEKGMTRKIDIFELHEEAQREGMTGISTRFIMKALDTALSESEHNCINPISVMETLIRAVKELGIGEEEKERYLRFIQDSIKKEYNKLLEKEVTKAFIHGYREQAESLFNNYLDHAEAFVNKTKIKDSNTGEELEPDEKFLRSIEEQIGITDSAAKGFRSDVTAYMFFVLRNGGKLDFDSYEPLKEAIEKKLTVSVKELSRIITQAKVRDKDQNEKYNAMVDEMKKNGYCDCCCNVILKYAANNLWKD
- the yhbH gene encoding sporulation protein YhbH is translated as MAIFREFSSSGRDRSSEDRRRHKELVEESIKKNLGNIIAEESIIGQSRDKKIKIPIKGIKEYQFIYGKNGPGVGSGDGTEKRGDKIGEDKSGQGSNGNGQAGNQEGEDVYETEVTIEELVNYLFDDLNLPDIDKKKIAEIESIKSIKKIGYQRKGIPPRLAKRRSVVEKIKRRQAYNRSQEEFEAQNEGNIDDLYSDYDGAADDQNMEARSEATVTKRFPFMEDDLRYHRVREDHKKDYNAVVICIMDVSGSMDQTKKYMARSFYFLLYQFIRLKYSNVEVAFVAHTTTAKEVNEDEFFHKGESGGTYISSGYEKALEIIEQRYNPTSWNIYAFHCSDGDNWTEDNKRAIEYAQKLCDVCNLFGYGEIVPGYYSSSSTIKSDFQKNIRHKNFAIVTMTKKEDVYSALKKLLDKENED
- a CDS encoding SpoVR family protein; the protein is MADYSIRELEKWNEKIEEIAKEAGLDYYDQEFEIISYEDMMGYETYIGMPSHYPHWSYGKAYERIKTLNRYNLSGLAYEMVINANPCIAYLMKDNTLLLQILTIAHVYGHNDFFKNNRMFKIGTRADYTLEMFKNHANRIRAYIADPGIGYKKVERILNAAHALKYQTSRLVGEKRIPENEKRKAVLERYSKEDYDFPLLNPKNQKTDTGVELNKIPIEPEENILYFLSKYGRLSEWEKDMLDIVREETTYFVPQIETKIMNEGWASFWHYTILNKLELTQGLHFEFLKRHNQVIRPHEGRINPYYIGFKIFEDLVRKYPDNPNKIFEVREIERDQSFLRRYLTYELCNEMNLFEYIKVDRDYVISEVPDEEGWKTIRDTLVFSTGMGGIPNIVVDEWVQKDNTLILEHKYDGRELELNYAYETLKHIADLWDGKVMLITFLDNKRKIVICDEQKRITMTNT
- a CDS encoding purine-nucleoside phosphorylase, producing the protein MQDLNNQDYYEKVSETAKYIKERIKEKPVIGIILGSGLGPLVNHLENPEEIDYTEIPHFPVTTVEGHAGKLVSGKIGGKTVLVMKGRFHHYEGYDISQVIYHIRVFKLLGINDLLVTNAAGGINKEFKSGALMLIKDHISFFAPSPLRGKNVNEFGVRFPDMSEAYSRSLINIAKDTAGKLGIDVQEGIYAFAQGPMYETPAEIRALSILGADAVGMSTVPEVIAARHAGMRVLGMSCITNMAAGILDQPLNHEEVMQTAKRVEEKFTNLVKAIVAEWQ